GCACTCAGGGTCCGAATCTCGATGATGAATTCGGCCAAGTGGCGGTGGCGTCCATCGCAGTCACTGCGTCTGGCTACAGCATGAGCGAGTTGCGCGGTGTCATAAAGGGCCTGCGCAATGAACTTTATGCGTTGGCCGGTGTGGAACGGATCGGCATCTACGGTTTGCAGGACGATCAGTTTTACCTGGATTTCAACCGCCATCGGCTCGCCGCTACGGGCCTGTCGGTACAACAATTTTTCCAACAGCTTCAGGACCAAAATGTAATCGCACCAGGCGGAAATCCGCTTGTCGGTGAGCGGAGCACGACGCTGACCGTTACCGGTGAAGTACTTGGAGAAGAGGGATTGCGCCGCCTGCCGATCCAGCTGCCGAGTGGCGAAACCCTGCTGCTTGAAACGTTGGCCAGTGTGTCTGTGGCCCCCAAGGATCCTCCGGATACGGCGGCAGTGTACCGGGGGCAGGACGCGGTTGTATTGGCGGTTTCCATGCAATCTGATCGCAATATCGAAGCGTTCGGAAAGTCTTTACGTGTACGTCTTGCCAAGATCGAGCAAAAACTGCCACTGGGCTTTGCTTTGCATGTGGTGACGTTTCAACCCGATGTCGTCCATTCCCAAATGGAAAAAATGCAACACGTGATGATGGAAACTGTAGTCATCGTCATGGGGGTCGTGATGCTGTTCCTGGGCTGGCGCACCGGTCTTGTCGTTGGAGCCATCGTGCCCCTGACTATTCTGGGGACACTCATTGTGATGCGCGCCGTAGGGGTCGAACTGCAGATGGTTTCGACCGCCGCAATTATCCTCGCGCTGGGGTTGCTGGTGGATAACGGCATCGTTATCGCAGAGGACATCGAGCGTCGATTGCATGCCGGCGAGGATCGTCGTAAAGCCTGTGAGGATGCTGGGCGCACGTTGATGATTCCGTTGTTGACATCCTCATTGGTCATCGTACTGGCGTTTTCGCCTTTTTTTCTAGGTCAAACCAGCACCAATGAGTACCTGCGTTCTCTGGCCACTGTTGTGGCGATTGCGCTGCTGGGCTCCTGGCTGCTGAGTGTGACGGTGACGCCACTGTTGTGTTTTTACTTTGCCAAAGCCACCGTTCATGCCACTGATACCAGTCGCTATGATTCGAGGTTCTACAGTGGCTATCGTCGCCTCATCAACGGCCTTTTGAAGCACCCGTATCTCTTCCTTTGCAGCATGTGTGGATTGCTGATGGGAGCGGTCGTTGTTCTCACTCACGTGCCTTATGACTTCTTGCCGAAATCCGATCGAAAGCAGTTCCAGATTCCTATTACGCTGGAGCCCGGCATCAGCTCGCGTGCCACGTTGCAAACCGTACGCGACATCAGTCTGTGGCTGAGCATGGATCAGGATATTGTCGACAGCATCGGTTATGTCGGTGACGGCGGGCCGCGCATCGTACTGGGGTTGAACCCTCCAATCTCTGCGCCGAATACCGCCTACTTTACCGTTAGCGTGCGCGAAGGCGTGGATATTGATCGGGTCATCAAGAGGACCCGAAACTATTTGCTTTCCAAGCATCCTGAGGTTCAGGCACAGCCCATGCGGTTTTCCATGGCGACCACGGAGGCGGGCGTTGCGATTTATCGGGTTTTAGGACCTGATGAAGCCGTACTGCGGGAGGTCGCAGAAAATATCGAAGGTTACTTGCAGGCGCTACCTGGCACCCTAGATGTGCGCAATGACTGGCAGATCCGACTCGTTCGTTACAGCGTTGTGGTCGATCAGTACAAGGCCCGTAGGGCAGGTGTCAGTAGTAAGGATATTGCCCAGGCGTTGCAGATGCGAAACGGCGGGCTACAGGTGTCATCGATGCAGGACGGTGAGACCAGCATTCCGATTATCGTCCGGGAGCCCTCGACGACGTTGACACCTGCCAGCGATCTAATCAACACGCTCGTCTACCCATCAAATGGTGGCCAGGCAATACCGTTGTCTGCCCTTGCGACGTTGCAGTCCGAAGCTGAGGCCTCGACGATCCAGCGACGCGATATGGCGCGGGCCATCACTGTGGTTGGGCACAACCCGTCACTGACGGCCAGTTCCATCATTGAGCATCTGGCACCGCAAATAGCGGCCTTGAATCTGCCCAGCGGCTACCGAATCGAACTGGGTGGAGAGATAGAGGACTCGGCGGAAGCCAATCAGGCACTGCTGCAGTATCTGCCCCATGCCCTGATAGCGATGCTTCTGCTATTTGTCTGGCAGTTCAACTCTTTTCGCAAGCTATTGATTGTTGTTTCCAGCGTGCCATTTGTGCTGATTGGGGTGGCGGTGGCGCTGTTGTTGAGCGGTTCTCCCTTTGGCTTCATGGCCACTTTTGGCCTGCTCTCGCTGGCGGGAATCATCGTCAACAACGCGGTGCTGTTGCTTGAGCGTATTGAGGCTGAGTTGGCTGAAGGCATGCTGCTGCGTGAGGCGGTGGTCAGTGCCGCAGTCAAACGCCTACGACCTATCATCATGACCAAGCTGACATGCATCATCGGATTGGTACCACTGATGTTGTTTGCCGGGCCGCTCTGGAAAGGTATGGCGATCACCATTATGGGGGGATTGGCACTGGGAACATTAGTGACTTTGGGGCTGATTCCTGTTCTTTACTGGTTGCTATTCAAGAAGCAGCCCGAGAGCTTTCGCCATTCCTCGGTTCAATCTGCCCCATGAAAACCAATCATCGCTGGATCGTCTGTGAGCATTGTGACTCCTGTTTTGAATCGGTGCCTTTGATCAAGGCTCAGAAAGCCGTATGCACCCGTTGCGGCGCGGTCTTGGCGCGTGGGAGAACGATGAGTGTGCAAAGCCTGTTCGCTTTGTCGATCAGCACAGCAATATTGTTCTTCTTCGCCAACCTGTTTCCGGTTATCAGCATCAGCATGCAGGGGCTGAGTAATTCAGCCACGCTGTGGCAATCGGTGGAGGCGCTTGCTCAAGGTCGGATTACGCCGATCGCCGTGGTCGCCGGCTTGACCATCATCCTGGTGCCCATGCTACAGATCGTCTTGCTTTGCTGGCTGTTGGCTTTCGCCAACGCAGGACTCGTGGCCCCAGGTTTCAAGACCTGCATGCGTACGCTTGAGCAATTGCGGCCATGGAGCATGTTGGAGGTCTGCCTGCTGGGCATTCTGGTGGCAATCATCAAACTGGCGGGGATCCTCAATGTACATCCAGGACTCGGCTTATGGGCGCTGGGCGTGCTAAACGTGCTGCTGATTCTGATTTCGGGAAAGGACATACGCCGCCTTTGGGACGACCTGGAGGGCCAGTTCAAATGAACCTGCCGGTCTACGCCCGAGAGCTGAAGATGAAGTTGTGCCACATCTGCAGGCACATTTGCTCGCTGGATGAACAACGCTGTCCGCGCTGCGAATCTGTCGTTCATGGCAGAAAAGTCGACAGTATTTCGCGCACCTGGGCACTGCTTCTGGCTTCATTGATTCTCTACATCCCGGCAAATGTTCTGCCAGTCATGCGCACCAAAATGCTCGGCAAGGCCAGCGAAAGCACCATCTTGAGTGGGGTCGTCGAGTTTTGGAAGAGCGGTTCGTGGGACATTGCGGCGTTGATCTTCTTTGCCAGTGTCGTCGTGCCTTGCATCAAATTCCTGGTCTTGGGTGTCCTGCTCGTGACCTGCCAGCGCAAAAGCCAATGGGCGATGCGCGAACGCAGCCGTCTGTATCGCTTCATCGAGCTTGTTGGCTACTGGTCAATGCTCGATGTGCTGGTGGTCGCTCTGGTTGCAGCCTTAGTGCAGTTCCGCTCACTGAGCTCTATCGATCCGTTACTGGGGATCGTTTTTTTTGGTTTGGTGGTTGTGCTGACGATGTTGGCCACCATGAGTTTTGATCCCCGGCTTATCTGGGATGCAGAGGTTAAAGATGTCTGATCACCCCAACTCCAATCATTCGCCCGCCGTCGGTGTTCCCGTCTTCAATACTCGGCGGTTCAGCGTATCGCTGGTGTGGCTTGTGCCTATTATCGCCGCGCTGGTCGGGCTCTCGATGGTGATCCACAGCACGCTTTCCGCGGGGCCTAAGATATTCATCAGCTTCCAGACCGCAGAGGGGCTGGAGGCCAATAAAACCCAAGTCAAATACAGAAACGTGGTCATCGGCCAGGTAACGGCTATTGCTCTGAGCAAGGACCGCACCCGTGTAACGGCCACGGTGCAACTCAATGCCGATGCTCGCTCATTCAGCGCGGAGGACTCGATGTTTTGGGTGGTACGCCCGCGCATTGGCGCCAACGGTATTTCCGGAGTCGACACGCTACTCTCGGGGGCCTTTATTGGTGCCGATGTTGGTAAATCCGAACGTACAAAAAAACGCTTCGTGGGTCAGGAAGCTCCACCACCCGTTACTTATGGGGAGCAAGGTACGCGTTTTACCTTGCACGCAGAGGATCTAGGCTCGCTCGATATTGGTTCGCCCATCTACTACCGGCGTATTCAGGTTGGGCAAGTGGTGGCTTATCGTCTATCAGACGATGGCAAGGGAGTGGACGCGGACATCTTTGTTCATGCGCCCAACGACAAGTTTGTTACCACTGATACGCGGTTTTGGAATGCGAGTGGGATTGGTCTGACTGTGGGCGCTGACGGACTTAAGATTAAAACCGAGTCTCTTTCTACCGTATTGGCTGGGGGGGTGGCATTCATTGAGCCAACCTATAGCCCAGATGCAAACAGAGCGGCTGAGCATACCCGCTTCAACCTGTTCAATGATCAAGAAGCAGCACTTGCGCCACCTGATGGAGAACCGGGTTATCTGCGCATGATCTTCAAGCAGTCTTTGCGGGGGTTGGAGATCAATTCAGCTGTTGAATTCATGGGCGTGAACATAGGTCGTGTGGTATCCGTCGATTTGGATTATGACGCCAATACGAAATCCTTCTCCAGCATAGTGGGGGCGGTGATGTATCCGAATCGCCTAGGTATGGCCAATGAGAAAATCGTGAAGGAGTTGGGGACTGCGGACGAGGCGCGGACCGCGCAATTGATTGGTGTGTTTGTCAAACAGGGATTGCGCGCCCAGGCGCGCACCGCCAACCTGCTCACTGGGCAACTCTATATTTCGTTGGATTTTATTCCCAATGCCACTCCGGTTCTCTTCGAAGTCAGGGCAAAGCCACTGATGATCCCCACGGTACCTGGAAGTTTTGAGAAGGTGCAAGAACAGGTACAGGCGATCGTTGAAAAGATCAGCAAGCTTCCGATGGCCGAAATTGCCAGCAACCTCAATGGCAATCTCAGCGAAATGCAAAAAGTACTAAAGCAGGTCAACGCCGATGTTCTACCTCAAATAAACGGGGCGCTGGCGCAGTCTCAAAAAACAATGGATGTCGCCACTTCGACCTTCGCGGAAGATTCGCCCGCTCGGCAGCAGATCAGTCAGACCATGGACGAAATCCAGAAGGCCGCGCGCTCGGTGCGGATCCTGACAGATTTCATCAGCCGCAACCCCGAAGCATTAATCCGTGGCCGCATCAAGCAAGGCGAGCCAGATGCCTATAAAGTCCCGGCTAACGCTTCAGTGGAGGCACAACCATGAAGCGTACATTGGTGCTGCTCGTCACGCTCGCACTGGCGGCCTGCAGCTCTCCAGATATGCGTTATTACACCCTGCAAAGCATTACCTCGTTGAGCGGCGAAACGCCGTCCCCACTTGCTGATTTTCAGTTCGAGATGCTTAACGTCCGGGTCCCCATCCAGGTCGATATGCCTCAATTGGTGGTGAGAAAAAACCAGACGGGACTGATGGTTCTCGAAAGTGATCGGTGGAGCGCACCATTGTCAGATGAGTTCAAAGCCGCGATCACTGATCGCCTGGAGCGCCGGTTAGGTACAAGCAATCTGGCCGGACTGCCCAAGGACAAACAGCGTCCGATTCTTTCGGTGCAGATTGTGGTTAAGCGTTTTGATTCATTACCCGGGCAGTATGCTTTGGTGGATGCCGAGTGGTCGCTGCGCCTGCTTGGGGACGGCAGGCAGCCTGCTCGCACAATGACATGCAACAGTAGGCTGAGCCAGCCCGCCAATTCGGAATTGAACAGTCTGGTATTGGCTCACCAGAAGGTGCTTGATCGGTTGGCTGAAGTTATTGCAACGGCGGCTGGCCATTGGGCGGCAAGCACTACGCTCAATGATTCGGATCGGAAATTTTGCAGCTAAATGCCATTTTCCGTGGTGCAATTTAACCGTCTTTGAGAGACGAACGCCGGTGATGCTCAGATCCTTGAATTGGACTTTCAAAGATACTGTTTTGGCTGCCGATGATTGGTCTGGGCGTCAGGTGATCGTTATGATCTGAAGCAGGGCAACTGAATTTTCTTACGTTTGAGTAGGGGCATTTTAATGCGCTGATGAATACCTGTGGATAGGCAGCTGCACCATTATAACTGCCACTCCGGATGTTAATTTCAAACGCATAAAGCGTGCGGATTAGGATTATGTATTGGTCTGGACGTTAACATTCAGAATGCTTAGGAGTTGTTGCATGTCGTTAGCTATCTTGATTCACCGAGCCAATTTGCCTAATCCTCGAATCTCCATGCAGTGCGCCCTGGAGGTGCTGGAGGTTTACTACGATCTCAGTGGTACCTTGCATTCTCTGGGCAGTCAGCAGGATCTCAGTTATCGTCTCGATACAGGAAAGCAGCGTTATGTCCTGAAAATTTGCCGGGGCGACTGCGCCGTATTGGAGCTGCAAGCCCAGAACGAAGCCCTCAAACATCTGGTCAGGCACCCGAACTTGCATACTCCGCGAGTGATACCGGCCGCGAGTGGAGGGGAGCTGTTGAGCTTGAACATCGCCGGGCAGTTTATTCATGTACGTGTGCTGGAGTTTATAGAAGGCTGTTCGCTCGCTGACCTCCAGCATATCGACAGCGAAGCGGCGGCTGAACTTGGTCGATTCTGTGGGCAAATGAGCCTGGCTCTGGCGACTTTTCAGCACCAGGGCCTCGAGCGAACCTTGTGGTCGGGCCCGCGACACGCAAGTGCGGTAATCAGCGAATTGCTACCCATCGTTGCCGACGCAAGCCTGCGAGCGAGGATAGCCGACGCGGCGCAAAAGGCCGACCAGCGCTTGCAGGCTTTGATCGAAACACTACCTATGCAGGCGATTCATTCGGATATTACCGAAGACAATGTGCTCTGGCGGCGCAATGCGCACTTTAATTGGCAGGTGCAGGGAGTCATCGATTTTGGAAGCCTTGTACATGGCTGGCGCATAACTGACCTTTCAGTGACTTGCGCCTCTTTGCTGCAATATGCCAAAGGCGATCCTCTTTACATCCTGGCCACGATCAAGGCGTTCCATGCAGTCAATCCACTGAGCCACGCAGAA
The genomic region above belongs to Pseudomonas poae and contains:
- a CDS encoding PqiC family protein translates to MKRTLVLLVTLALAACSSPDMRYYTLQSITSLSGETPSPLADFQFEMLNVRVPIQVDMPQLVVRKNQTGLMVLESDRWSAPLSDEFKAAITDRLERRLGTSNLAGLPKDKQRPILSVQIVVKRFDSLPGQYALVDAEWSLRLLGDGRQPARTMTCNSRLSQPANSELNSLVLAHQKVLDRLAEVIATAAGHWAASTTLNDSDRKFCS
- a CDS encoding paraquat-inducible protein A, which produces MKTNHRWIVCEHCDSCFESVPLIKAQKAVCTRCGAVLARGRTMSVQSLFALSISTAILFFFANLFPVISISMQGLSNSATLWQSVEALAQGRITPIAVVAGLTIILVPMLQIVLLCWLLAFANAGLVAPGFKTCMRTLEQLRPWSMLEVCLLGILVAIIKLAGILNVHPGLGLWALGVLNVLLILISGKDIRRLWDDLEGQFK
- a CDS encoding phosphotransferase; the encoded protein is MSLAILIHRANLPNPRISMQCALEVLEVYYDLSGTLHSLGSQQDLSYRLDTGKQRYVLKICRGDCAVLELQAQNEALKHLVRHPNLHTPRVIPAASGGELLSLNIAGQFIHVRVLEFIEGCSLADLQHIDSEAAAELGRFCGQMSLALATFQHQGLERTLWSGPRHASAVISELLPIVADASLRARIADAAQKADQRLQALIETLPMQAIHSDITEDNVLWRRNAHFNWQVQGVIDFGSLVHGWRITDLSVTCASLLQYAKGDPLYILATIKAFHAVNPLSHAELLALWPLVIARTALLLVLGSKQQISVDPDILHSCDNLEIELEVFRVATSVSFELMGAAIFTAVRESFPASACEDFAPLVLDSGVLSPHF
- a CDS encoding MlaD family protein; the encoded protein is MSDHPNSNHSPAVGVPVFNTRRFSVSLVWLVPIIAALVGLSMVIHSTLSAGPKIFISFQTAEGLEANKTQVKYRNVVIGQVTAIALSKDRTRVTATVQLNADARSFSAEDSMFWVVRPRIGANGISGVDTLLSGAFIGADVGKSERTKKRFVGQEAPPPVTYGEQGTRFTLHAEDLGSLDIGSPIYYRRIQVGQVVAYRLSDDGKGVDADIFVHAPNDKFVTTDTRFWNASGIGLTVGADGLKIKTESLSTVLAGGVAFIEPTYSPDANRAAEHTRFNLFNDQEAALAPPDGEPGYLRMIFKQSLRGLEINSAVEFMGVNIGRVVSVDLDYDANTKSFSSIVGAVMYPNRLGMANEKIVKELGTADEARTAQLIGVFVKQGLRAQARTANLLTGQLYISLDFIPNATPVLFEVRAKPLMIPTVPGSFEKVQEQVQAIVEKISKLPMAEIASNLNGNLSEMQKVLKQVNADVLPQINGALAQSQKTMDVATSTFAEDSPARQQISQTMDEIQKAARSVRILTDFISRNPEALIRGRIKQGEPDAYKVPANASVEAQP
- a CDS encoding paraquat-inducible protein A; the protein is MNLPVYARELKMKLCHICRHICSLDEQRCPRCESVVHGRKVDSISRTWALLLASLILYIPANVLPVMRTKMLGKASESTILSGVVEFWKSGSWDIAALIFFASVVVPCIKFLVLGVLLVTCQRKSQWAMRERSRLYRFIELVGYWSMLDVLVVALVAALVQFRSLSSIDPLLGIVFFGLVVVLTMLATMSFDPRLIWDAEVKDV